One segment of Xanthomonas oryzae pv. oryzae DNA contains the following:
- a CDS encoding IS30 family transposase, with protein MPLHALYETGMSMRAIADVLARAPSTISRELRRNQHAARYQPDHAQRISAHRRAQASRRPRINAERIRQIEVLLREDVSPEQIAGRTGLASHEWIYRHIDADQKLGGQLFMHLRKRRRKRRRRGVRDGRGQLTHRRSWTQRPSVVEQRSRIGDWELETIRASHGRAVVVSMTERRSRLHLLAYSPDGTAENVRNAIVQRLGGLRHAVHTLTADNGKEFADHRLIAACLQSDFYFADPYCPWQRGSNENANGLTRQYLPRQADVSTITDAHLRWIEQRLYNRPRKILGFKTPLEVFSEEVLNSVANQS; from the coding sequence ATACCGCTACATGCTTTATATGAAACCGGGATGTCGATGCGCGCCATCGCCGATGTATTGGCGCGTGCGCCCAGCACGATCAGTCGTGAGCTGCGCCGCAATCAGCACGCTGCGCGGTACCAGCCCGATCACGCGCAGCGCATCAGCGCCCATCGGCGCGCACAGGCCAGCCGGCGACCACGCATCAACGCTGAGCGTATCCGTCAGATCGAGGTCCTGCTGAGGGAGGACGTCAGTCCCGAACAGATCGCCGGCCGCACCGGCTTGGCCAGTCACGAATGGATCTATCGGCACATCGACGCCGACCAGAAGCTTGGTGGTCAGCTGTTCATGCATCTACGCAAACGCCGCCGCAAGCGCCGTCGGCGTGGCGTGCGCGATGGCCGCGGGCAGCTGACGCATCGGCGCAGCTGGACACAGCGCCCCAGTGTGGTTGAGCAGCGAAGCCGTATCGGCGACTGGGAGCTGGAGACCATCAGGGCCTCGCACGGACGCGCCGTGGTGGTCAGCATGACCGAACGCCGCAGTCGCCTGCATCTTCTGGCTTATTCGCCTGACGGCACTGCCGAGAACGTGCGCAACGCCATCGTCCAGCGACTGGGCGGCCTGCGCCATGCAGTTCACACCCTCACCGCCGACAACGGCAAGGAGTTCGCCGATCATCGGCTCATTGCCGCCTGCCTGCAGAGCGATTTCTATTTCGCAGATCCGTACTGCCCATGGCAGCGCGGCAGCAACGAGAATGCCAACGGATTGACACGCCAATACCTGCCACGACAGGCCGATGTCAGCACCATCACCGATGCGCACCTGCGATGGATCGAGCAGCGGCTCTACAATCGTCCGCGCAAGATACTTGGATTCAAAACGCCCCTCGAAGTCTTCTCCGAGGAGGTCCTCAACAGCGTTGCGAATCAGAGTTGA